The following coding sequences lie in one Halarsenatibacter silvermanii genomic window:
- a CDS encoding DUF1850 domain-containing protein: protein MKKTAAAGALLAVLIIIVLILSRLSFLTVCAGEEIIYLTPVLDENKEVVYQYTHSVERGPVREYFELTRGGFILYKTTFTSQGAGLPLDRGDFERENGLFVRSGLQEEVEVLQFRLSDQYREQFIEIDDESLQMSEWGEPGQKIKMGMFDVRELLTFFF, encoded by the coding sequence ATGAAGAAAACTGCCGCCGCCGGTGCGCTCCTCGCGGTTTTGATAATAATCGTTCTTATCCTATCCCGGTTATCCTTTTTGACGGTGTGCGCCGGGGAGGAAATCATCTATCTCACCCCCGTCCTGGATGAGAATAAAGAGGTGGTGTATCAGTATACCCATTCAGTTGAGAGAGGGCCCGTCAGAGAATATTTTGAGCTCACCCGCGGAGGCTTTATCCTCTACAAAACTACCTTCACCTCCCAGGGGGCGGGCCTGCCCCTGGACAGGGGAGATTTTGAACGAGAGAACGGCCTTTTTGTCCGCTCGGGTCTGCAGGAGGAAGTCGAAGTTTTGCAGTTTCGTCTGAGCGATCAATATCGGGAACAGTTTATAGAGATAGACGATGAAAGTTTGCAGATGTCTGAATGGGGAGAACCCGGACAGAAGATCAAAATGGGAATGTTTGATGTCAGAGAGCTTCTCACATTTTTCTTTTAG